One Mercurialis annua linkage group LG3, ddMerAnnu1.2, whole genome shotgun sequence DNA window includes the following coding sequences:
- the LOC126672343 gene encoding uncharacterized protein LOC126672343, with the protein MSIQSGRRKIPRIIDIPRGIEIHVLFGQKVFPFFKALKGSQKLNWNEECQEAFEESKKFLTSPTLLSRPLQGETLYLYICARKETIGTILVRQEEGEFKPIYYINRVLKVAKTMYPEIEKMELIVVITAKKTKILLSKTHCGHKNKLNVEKTATKTRNLCTTTPLVGPTK; encoded by the exons ATGAGCATTCAGAGTGGAAGGAGGAAAATTCCTAGGATTATTGATATCCCAAGAGGAATTGAG ATTCATGTCCTGTTCGGCCAAAAGGTGTTTCCCTTtttcaaagccctcaaaggcTCCCAAAAGCTCAATTGGAATGAAGAATGCCAAGAAGCGTTCGAGGAATCAAAAAAGTTCTTAACCTCACCGACACTCCTAAGTCGGCCATTGCAAGGAGAGACTCTGTATTTGTACATCTGTGCAAGAAAAGAAACGATCGGAACAATATTGGTGAGACAAGAAGAAGGAGAATTTAAACCAATTTACTACATCAATCGTGTGCTAAAAGTGGCCAAAACGATGTATCCCGAAATAGAAAAAATGGAGCTAATTGTCGTAATTACggcaaaaaaaactaaaatactaCTTTCAAAGACACATTGTGgtcataaaaacaaattaaatgttGAGAAAACTGCTACAAAGACCCGAAACCTTTGTACGACTACTCCACTAGTTGGTCCAACTAAGTGA